The Alistipes megaguti sequence CGAGCAGGATACAGTCGTAATCGTATGCGGCGATCTTGTCCGAAGCCGAGGCATAGTCGGCCGCCTGTTCGACGACGTACTGCTCGCGCGTCAACGTCCGCACCATAATCTCCCGCAGGGAGGGTTCATCTTCCACAATCAATATCTTCATAGTCCATCAATTTCATCTCCGGGCATTCCCGGCATTCCCCGAACGTCCGGTTTTTCCCTGGTCCTGTCACGCCTTTGCCTCGTCGGCTTTCGTCCGGGCCGCAGGCAAAGGTAGCCATCAAAACCGAAAGCAATCTGAAACGGAGCGTCGGAACCGCCTCACTCCGCCCCGGTCCGATCTCCAAGATCGCACCGCATCACCCATTCACCGTCGTGCTCCGCAACCGTCCGGAATCCGAGACGCAGGTAGAGTCTTGCCGCCGGATTGTCCCGCTGCACGGAGAGGGAGACCGCACAAAAACCGCGGCCGGACAACTCCTCCAACAGAGCCCGGAGAAGCCGGGTTCCGAAACCGCGTCCCCGGAACGACGGATAAAGCGCGACGGCCAGCTCGGGGATCGGCTCTCCGGTCCATCCGAAACCGTGCATCACGCGGCACCACGCCGCCCCGACCACCTCGCCGCCAACCTCGGCCACCAGGCAGCAATCTCCCGCCCGCGACCCGAACGCCTCGACATAGGGTCGCAACGCAGGGGTCCGGACCACCTCCCGCGGCAATCGTTGCGCAGGGTCGGGCTGCCAAAGGGCTTCATAAAGGAAATCCTCCAGCAGCGGGATCTCCGTCGGGCGGATCAGGCGGATCAGCAGTTCCATACTGTAAAGATACGAATTTTCCGGGGTTTCCGGATGGAGCATATCCGAAAACCGACTCCCGAATCAACAAAAAAGCGATGCACTCCTTACGGAGAACATCGCTTTTCCATCAGACGGAATCGGGGGCGGAACCCTGCGACCGGGTTCATTTCGTTACCCGGCTACTCGGCTTGTCTGGCGTCCGGCTTACCCGGCGTCTGGCTTGCCCAGGCTCCCCCCCCCTTCTCGGGCCCCGGGATCAGGCCTTCGAACCGTCGTAGGCCCACTTCACGTAGATGGCACCCCAGGTATAACCGCCACCGAAGGCGGCCAGAATCAGGTTGTCACCCTTGCGGAGCTGGCTCTCGTAGTCGTAGAGGCAGGTCGGGATCGTGGCGGCCGTCGTATTGCCGTTGCGGTCGATATTGATCATGCACTTGTCCTGGGTAATGCCCATGCGGCGGGCCGTGGCATCGATGATGCGCAGGTTGGCCTGGTGAGGTACCAGGAAGCGGATATCGTCCCCCGTGAGGTGGTGGCGCTCCATCATCTCCACCGAGACATCCGACATCTTCGATACGGCAGCCTTGAAGACGGCATGGCCGTCCCACGTGATCGTATGCCAGTTGTTCTGTACGGTCTCGATCGATGCCGGGTAACGCGAACCGCCGGCTTTCATGTAGAGCTGCAGCTCGCCCGAGCCGTCGCTGCGGAGAATCGAGTCGATCACACCATAGCCTTCGGTATTGGGCTCGAGCAGCACGGCGGCTGCGGCATCGCCGAAGAGCGGGCAGGTCGAACGGTCCGTGTAGTCAATGATCGACGACATCTTGTCGGCCCCCACAACGATGACACGCTTGCTCGTGCCGGCCTCGATGAACTTGGCACCGGTGGTCAGGGCGAAGAGGAAGCCGCTGCAGGCTGCCGAAACGTCGTAGGCGAAGGCATTCTTGCAACCGGCCTGATCGGCGATCAGGTTACCCGTCGAGGGGAAGAACATGTCGGGGGTTACCGTGGCGCAGATCACCGCGTCGATCGACATCGGGTCAACACCCGTCTTGTCGAGCAGGTTCATCACGGCGCGGGCTCCCATGTAGGAGGTTCCGATGCCCTCACCCTTGAGGATATGGCGGGTTTTGATACCCGTATGCGACATGATCCACTCGTCGTTGGTGTCGACCATGCGGCTCAACTCATCGTTCGTAAGAATATAATCCGGGAGGTACTGACCCACACCCGTAATTGCTGCTGTTATCTTACCCATTAACTTAGACTTTTGCTTACAGTAAACTTTTAATTTTTGAACGCATCGCGCAGTTTCGAGGTCAAGCCGGCCTTGATGACCTGCTCGGTCGAAAGGATCATGCTCCGGATGGCCTTCGGCGTCGAACAGCCGTGGCCGATGATCACCGGAGCATTGACACCCAGCACGGGAGTGCCGCCCACGTTCTCGTAATTCATGGCATCCCAGAAGGCATTGTGGCCTCCCAGCGCCAGATTGATCCGGTAGAGTCCCTCGGCCATCTTCAGCACCGTGTTGCCGACAAAACCGTCGCAGACGATCACATCGGCCACCTTGCCCGTGAAGAGGTACGAACTCTCGACATTACCCACGAAATGGATCCGGCTGTCGGCCTTCAGCAGATCGAACGTCGCCTTGACCTGGGCATTGCCCTTGGTCTCCTCCTCGCCGATGTTGAGCACCGCAACGCGCGGTTTTTCGATGCCCAGCACCGATTCGGCATAGATCGAGCCGATCAGGCCGTACTGAGCCAGCACTTCGGGTTTGCAGTCCACGTTGAGACCCACGTCGAGCAACAGGGCCGGACGTCCGCTGGCGGTCGGCACCGTTGAAGAGATCGTGGGGCGGATAACTCCTTCGATCGGTTTGACGGCATACATCGAGCCGACCATCATGGCACCGGTCGAACCGGCGCTTGCAAAACCGTCGATGGCACCCTTGGCCAGGTATCCGAACCCGACCGTAATGCTCGAATTGCTTTTGGTCTGAAACGCCTTGGCCGGGTGGTCACCCATCTCGATCACCTCGGTCGTGGGCACGAGGTCGAACCGCTCGGCAGGGCATCCTTCCGAAGCGAGTACGGACCTGATTTTCTGTTCGTCACCGAACAGGACGATGCGGCTGTCCGAGCCGACCGCGTCGAGCGCCATGACGGCTCCCTTGACAGCCGCATCGGGAGCGAAATCGCCACCCATGGCATCTACACCAATCTTTATCATACTCGTGGAATTGGTTGAAAACTTCAGGACCGGGCGCCCGGACGCCGCAAAAAAACGTTCGGCGGGACGGGTCCGTTCATAAACCGAAAAAGAGGCCTCTCCCCAGGGATGCACTCTTTCCGTACCGAAACTATTCGGCTGCTTTCTTCTCGATGGCGAGCTTGCCGCGATAGAACCCGCACTCGGGGCATACACGGTGGTAGAGCACCGCTGCGCCGCAGTTCGAGCACGTAACGACCGTCGGAACGGTTGCCTTGTAGTGAGTTCTGCGCTTGTCGCGGCGCGTCGACGAGATTTTGTGTTTAGGATGTGCCATTTTACAACTGTACTTTTATAAGTTCGACTTTCAATTCGTTTACTTCTCCTTCTTTTCCGGGGTCCGAGCCTCCGCAGGTCTTTTTTTCTGCGCCTCTTCAGCCTGCATCTGCTCGCGCAGGGCAGCCAGTTTGGCCCATTCGCCCTCGTTGTGTTCGTGGGAGACCGCCCGTTTTTCGATGGCCTCGAACTCGCCTTCGGAGACGATCCGGAAGCGTTCGAGCATCTCGGGATTGCACTCCCCTTCGGGATGCACCCGCTGATAGGGCAGCGACAGCACGATGCTTTCGTAGACATACTGCTTCAGATCGACGCTCTCCTCACCCGGCAGCAGCCAGATCACCTCCCCTTCGTATTCGTGGGGTTCGTCGGAGAACTTCACCGGCAGCACGCCGGCGAAATCGATCGGAATGCGGCAATCCTCCAGACAGCGGTCGCACTCGACGACGACGTAGCCCGAGATCGAGATCTCGAGCATGAGCTGCATTTCGGAGCGCTCCATCTCGACCACCACCTCACAGGCGCCGTCCTTGATCTCCGAGCTTTCATACTCTTCGAACAACGACCGATCCACCGCAAAACGGAATTCGTGGTGTCCGTTTTTCAGCCCCTTGAAGCAGATGGAATATCGCTGCATTTCCCCCATTTAAACACATTTAGTGCGCAAAGTTACTAAAAAATAAGATAACTGCAAAGAAAACGCAGAGTTTTAGTCTCCGCAGAGAGGGCACGAGCTTCGGAGAACTACGCTGCGGGTCTGAAAAATTTGCTTTTGCCCACGGCTTGCACTATCTTTGCCTGCATGAAGGAGCAGGGATTCAAAATCGAACTGAAAAGCCGTTACGACGAGTGGTGGCGATACAACGCGGATCTGATGTGCGGCTGTTTCGATGTGGACGACAACCGCATCGGATTCGCCTCGACGGCCTCGGATGTGGCTGACGTGGGTTCGAACCTCAAGGCCCGGCCGGCCGAGATTCCCGCGTCGCGGAGCGTCACGCTCGAAACCCCGCCCTGCGACCATCTGGTGCTCTACGTCTACATCATTCCCCACACGCTGCCCGCCGGCAACGACATCGATTCGACACGCTCCTTCGAGGCCGAGATCCGCATCTCCTACGCCGGACGCCTCCTGCGCACCGAGAAGCGCATGATCAACCAATGGTCGGGGGCCTCGATCGAGATGAAGGTCGCCCACGGGGAGTGATCCGCCGTAACGGTCCTTCTTTTTACAGCGACCCGACTTTCGTCAGCGGCCGTCTTTTCGCAGCGGCCCACCGCAATCAGCCTCACTCAACCCGCAACCCCCGCCGGCGTGTTTAAACCGTCGCTTCCCGGCCTCATCCGCCCCACGCCCATACCCACACAAAAACGCGCACAAAAAGAGGGAAGCCCGTTCGAGCTTCCCTCTTTTTTCGAGGAGTCTTACAATTATTTGTTGTTGTAAGCAGCCATCTTCTCGATGAGCATCAGCACCTTGTTCGAGTAACCCCACTCGTTGTCGTACCAGGCGACAACCTTTACGAAGGTGTCGGTCAGTGCGATACCGGCGGCCTTGTCGAAGATCGACGTACGGGGATCGCCCAGGAAGTCCGACGAAACGACAGCGTCCTCGGTGTAACCCAGAATGCCCTTCAGCTCGCCTTCCGAAGCCTCCTTCATGGCGGCGCAGATCTCATCGTACTTGGCCGGCTTTGCGAGGTTGACCGTCAGGTCGACAACCGATACGTCCAGCGTCGGAACACGCATCGACATACCCGTCAGCTTGCCGTTCAGCGAAGGAATAACCTTACCTACGGCCTTGGCAGCGCCCGTCGACGAGGGGATGATGTTGCCCGAAGCGGCACGACCGCCACGCCAGTCCTTCATCGAGGGACCGTCTACGGTCTTCTGCGTTGCGGTGGTCGAGTGAACCGTCGTCATCAGACCGTCCGTGATACCGAACTTGTCGTTGAGCACCTTGGCGATCGGGGCGAGGCAGTTCGTGGTGCACGAAGCGTTCGAAACGATCTTCTGACCGGCATAGGTGTCGGTGTTAACGCCGCATACGAACATCGGCGTAGCGTCCTTCGAAGGAGCCGACATTACCACGTATTTGGCACCGGCTGCCAGGTGAGCCTGAGCCTTCTCCTCGGTCAGGAACAGACCCGTCGACTCTACGACGTACTCGGCACCTACCTCGTTCCACTTCAGGTTTGCGGGATCCTTCTCGGCGGTGACGCGGATGGCGTGGCCGTTGACGATCAGCTGGCTCTTCTCCATGTTGTAGCTGATTTCGCCCTTGAACTGACCGTGCATCGTGTCATACTTCAGCATATAAGCCAGGTAATCTACCGGGCAGAGGTCGTTGATACCTACAACCTCGAACTTGTCAGTCTGCGTGCAAGCAGCACGGAAAACCATACGGCCGATACGACCGAAGCCGTTGATACCGATTTTGATAGTTGCCATAATACTTTGAATTATTTGTTAATAAAACCTTGCGTTATTTTTTTCACAGCGCAAAAGTACATACTTTAAATATTATACGCAAATAAAAATTTAATTTTTTTACAATCCGTCTCCGCAACGGCTGCAACCCCTTTCCGGCCTTCGCGTTCAGCATCCCGCCGCAAGCTCGCCCGGACGGTTGTCGGACATCCGACGCCCCCTCGTCCGGTCTGCCGACGCCTCCCGGCCCGGTCCTTACTTGGCGGCCGCTTTGGCGCGCTTGGCCATGGCCGAGGCGAAGACGAAATCGTTCAGCTCGCGGTTGTCGGCATGAAGGATCTCCTCCTTGGTCCCCTCCCACCACTTGCGCCCCTGGTGGATGTAAACAATTTTCTCGCCAATCTCCATCACGGAGTTCATGTCGTGCGTATTGATGATCGTCGTCATGCCGTATTCGTGGGTGATCTCGTGAATCAGGTTGTCGATGACGATCGAGGTCTGCGGATCGAGGCCCGAGTTGGGCTCGTCGCAGAAGAGATAGCGCGGATTCATCACAATGGCCCGGGCGATGGCCACGCGCTTGATCATGCCACCCGACAGTTCAGCCGGATAGAGATGGTTGGCATTATCGAGCCGCACGCGGCGCAGACAGGAGTTCACGCGTTCGAGCTTTTCGCGTTCGCTCTGGGAGGTGAACAGATCGAGCGGCAGCTTGACGTTCTCCTCGACGGTCGACGAGTCGAGCAGCGCCCCGCCCTGGAAGATCATGCCGATATCCTTGCGGATCTCCTTGCGCTGGCGGAAACCCAGCCGCGTGAAGTTCACCTCGTCGTACCACACGTCGCCCGAATCGGGTTCGTGCAGCCTCACGAGGGTCTTCAGCAGCACGGTCTTGCCCGAACCGCTGCGACCGATGATCAGGTTCGTCCGTCCGGTCTCGAACTCCACCGAGATATCGTCCAGGACCACCCGTCCGTCGAACGACTTGACGATATGTTCGGCACGTATCATATCAGCAGCACTTGAGTCAGAATCAGGTCAAAGAGCAGCACCACCACGCAGCTTACGACCACGGCCCGCGTCGAGGCGACACCCACCTCGAGCGAATTGCCCCGGGCGTTGTAGCCGAAGAAGGCCGAAATCGAGGTGATGATGTAGGCGAAGAAGACGGTCTTGATCAACGTGTAGGTGATCGAGTAGGGTTTGAAGTCCATCAGCAGGCCGTCGACGTAGTCGGCCGGGATCATGATGCCCGTGGCGGCGGCGATGAGCCAGCCGCCCAGCACGCCGATCAGGATCGAGAGGATCGTCAGGAAAGGGAAGAAGATCATCGCGGCGACGATCTTCGGCAGAATGAGGTACGAGGCCGAATTGACGCCCATGATCTCCAGGGCGTCGATCTGTTCGGTGATGCGCATCGTGCCGATTTCGGAGGCGATGCTCGAGCCGACCTTGCCGGCCAGGATCAGCGCCACGACCGCCGACGAGAACTCCAGGATCATCGTTTCGCGCGTGGCGTAGCCGATCAGCGACTTGGGGATGAAGGGCGAATCGAGGTTGATCGACATCTGCAGGGTGATCACCGCGCCGATGAAGATCGAGATGATGGCCGTCAGACCGATCGAGTTGATGCCCAGCGACTCCATCTCGAAGAGGATCCGGCGGCGGTAGATGGCGGCCTTCTCCGGACGGGAAAAGACCTTTCCCATCAGGATGAAATAGCGTCCTATGAGTCCGAAAGCCCGCAGCATGGTCAGTTTTTCTCCTCTTCGAAATCAATGTAATCGCCCACGTCCTTCGAGACGCGTTTTTCGGGGGCGCCGGGTGTTTTGTGCACCCGCACTTCGCCTTCGCGGCCGCCGCGGGGTTCGTTGCCCGCGGCAAAGGGCGAGCCGAAACCGCCCTGTCGGGGGTCGAACCCGCTGCCGAACTGCTCCTCCATCTGCTTGCGGGCCCGGTAGAGCCGCCAGCGGAAGGCCAGCATCAGCACCAGAATCAAAAGAATCAGTCCCATGATGAAATAGAGTATGAAGAGTGCAATACCTTTGAGTACCGCCGGGGCTGCGACAGCCAGAAACAGAATGATGAACGTCGTGAACGGATTGCGCCGCACGAAGCCCACCACCGAGTCGATGATCGCCATCAGGAAGTTCATGTCTTCTCCGGTTTCCAGGTTTTCAAGCCTTCCCCGCAAAGAGCGTGCAAGCCGCACGCCGGGGAGTTTATCTTTGCAAAGGTAGCGAAAATTATGCGTAATTCAATTAAATGTCGTAAATTTGGTGCTCGAAAACAAATCTCATCCCAAATATGTTAACGCCACTGACTGCCATCTCGCCCGTCGACGGGCGCTACCGGAACAAAACGGAAAAACTGGCGGATTATTTTTCCGAACAGGCCCTGATTCGTTATCGAATCCGCGTCGAAGTGGAATATTTCATCGCCCTGTGCGAGCTTCCGCTCCCCCAGCTCCGCGACATCGACCACGCAAAGTTTGCCGAACTGCGCAGACTCTACACCGATTTTTCGGACGCCGACGCCCAACGGGTCAAGGAGATCGAGGCGGTTACGAACCACGACGTCAAGGCCGTCGAGTACATCATCAAGGAGAAGATGGATGCCCTGGGACTCGAACGCTACAAGGAGTTCGTCCACTTCGGCCTCACGTCGCAGGATATCAACAATACGGCCATTCCGCTCTCGCTCAAGGAGGCCATGACCGGCGTCTACTACCCGGCCGTCGAGGAGGTGCGTGACAAGCTGGCGTCGTTCGCCCGCGAGTGGCGCACGGTGCCGATGTTGGCCCGTACCCACGGACAACCCGCTTCGCCCACGTCGCTGGGCAAGGAGTTCTCGGTCTTCGTCGAACGCCTCGAGAAGCAGCTCGTCATGCTCCACGACATCGCCATCCCGGCCAAGTTCGGCGGCGCCACGGGCAACTTCAACGCCCACCATGCGGCCTATCCCGAGATCGACTGGGTGGCCTTCGCCAACCGCTTCGTCAACGAGCGGCTGGGGCTCTGCCGTTCGCAGTACACCACCCAGATCGAGCACTACGACAACCTGGCGGCCATCTTCGACAACATGAAGCGCATCGACACCATTCTGATCGACCTCTCGCGCGACATGTGGACCTATATCTCGATGGAGTACTTCAAGCAGCGGATCAAAGCCGGCGAGGTCGGATCGAGCGCCATGCCCCACAAGGTCAACCCGATCGACTTCGAGAACGCCGAGGGCAACTTCGGCATCGCCAACGCCGTTTTCAGCCATCTCGCGTCGAAGCTCCCCGTCTCGCGCCTGCAGCGCGACCTCACGGACTCGACCGTACTGCGCAACATCGGCGTTCCGGTGGCCCACGCCATGATCGCCCTGCAGTCGCTGATGAAGGGACTGGGCAAGGTGATCCTCAACCGCGACGCGCTGGAGCGCGATCTGGAGCAGAACTGGGCCGTCGTGGCCGAGGGCATCCAGACGATCCTGCGCCGCGAGGGCTACCCGAAACCCTACGAGGCGCTGAAGGCCCTCACGCGTACGAACGCCCACATCACGCACGAGGCCATTGCCGACTTCATCGAGACGCTCAACGTTTCGGAAGAGGTGAAGAAGGAGCTGCGCGCCCTCTCGCCGATGACCTATACGGGCGTCTTCCGCTGTTAACGCCGCCGGACCATGAACAGCGACCTGATCGTCTGCGGCGTGCTCTTTCTGCTCTTCGTCGTGATGGGCGGCTTCCTGCTCACGGGACGCGGGGCGTGGCTGATCGCCGGCTACAACACGATGCCGAAGAAGGAGCGCGAACGCTATGACGAACGGGCGCTGTGCCGCTTCATGGGCTGGCTGATGCTCTACTGCGCCGCCTGCATGCTCGTGATGGGGGCCGACTCGCTGTGGCCCGGACGGGGATTGTGGCTCGCCGCAACAATCTGGCTGGTGATCGGGGCGATCGGGGCCGTGATCTACGCCAACACGGGAGGCCGCTTCTTGAAGGAAAACGCCCGGAAGAGGCCCTGAAAAAAAAGCCCTCGGACAAAGCACACGCGAAACAGGCCCAAAGATACACCGAAAAGCCGCCGACGGATCGAATTCCGCCGGCGGCTCTCTTTTGGCACACGCTTTGCTCTTTGAAGAGTCAGCTGCGGGTCAGCAACCGCAGTGAGGTTTCTTCATTTATTTAAGTTTGGGTTAGTAGTTTAGGAGGGCAACCTCCGAAGGCAGCAGGCAGTCGCGAGATTCCCTGCTGTTTTTGTGTGCCGCAAGACAGTTCCAATCCGCCCCACGCAGACACCCCGTTGCGTCCACAGACGAACATCCCGTTGCGCCCGCAGGCAGACACCTCGTTGCACCCTGCACCCACAGATGCACAGACGCCCCGACGTGCCGTTCGCATCTTTCGGCCCGCTGCCCCTAAAACTCGATCGTCAGCCCCAGCGTCGGCAGCAGCGTACCGCTCACCTGCTCGATCCACTTCATCTTATACCTTTGCTGCTCGACCGGAGCCTCCGGATTTTTGATCTCACCGGTCGACATCCAGACGTCGGGCGAACGGAACTTGCTCACCGTGACGTTCTGCAGATCGACGTAGAACCCCAGCATGAAGTGTTTGAAGTAGAATACCTTGTCCAGCCGGACGTCCAGCTGTGCAAAGGCGTCGAGCCGCTCGGCATTGTAAAAATCGTAATTGTAGTAGGGGCGCCCCTGAGCATCCCAGGCCGTGACGAGCGACGACTTGTCCAGATCGTAGGGCGTATAGGGGGCGCCGCCCACGGCACTCAGCTTGGCGCCGAAGCTCCAGTTGCGCGGGAAATCGTAGGTGCCGCTGACGTTGACCACGAAACGGTTGTCCCAGGCCGAGGCGATCCACGGCGCCGAGACGTTGTTGCGATATTCCGAACGGTAGAGGGTCACCGACCCCACGACGTTCAACCGCCCGGGAATCTGCCACCGGGCCATCGCCTCCACCCCGTAGGCCCGTCCCTGGGCCGAGGAGACCAACGCCTCGTTGCCCACCGTGCCGTAATCAGCCCCCTTGCATGCGAGAGGAATGCCGTCGGCCAGCGACAGCGGCACCTCACCGTAACGCTTGAAGAAGCCCTCGAGCGAGACGATCAGCCGGTCGCGGTGGCGCCAGTCGACTCCGGCGCTGACCGTTGCGACGTGCATGTACTCCAGCGAGCGGTTGGCCAGCGCCCCCTCCTGCTTGAAGCCGAGCGCCGTGTAGGGCGGCAGCTGGTAGTAGAGTCCGGCAGCGCCGCTCACCGACCAGGCATCGCTCAGCGCATAGGAGATCGAGCCGCGCGGCGAAAGCTGCTCCCAGAAGCGGGCCATGCGTCCCGAATAGTCGCAGCCGTCGGTGCGCAGTCCGGCCGAGGCCTTCAGCCGTTTGTTCAGCGAGATGTACTCGGCCGAGACGAAGGCCCCCCAACCGAGGATCCCCAGCCGGGTGTCGTAATTCGAGTAACGCGTCCGGTCGGCGACATAGAGCCGCTGGAACGAACGGTCCGTATAGTTCGACCAGGTCAGCTCGACCCCTTCGCGCACGCTCCAGCATCCGAGGTAGGTGCGGTTTTCGCCGCGCAGCGTGCTCTTCTGCTCGACGGAGCGCAGCCGCAGCGTCAGATTCTCCTCGCTCGACGAATCGTTGTTGCGGTATTTCAGGTTGCGGTTGTTCAGGTAGTTGTGGCTCAGCGTCACGGTCTGCACGTGGCGGCCGGCGTAGTGACGCCACGAGGCGCCGACGGTGAAGGTCTCCTGCTGGATGCGCGGCAGGTAGCTCAACAGATACTGCGCATTCTCCCCCTCCTCGTCGACGTTGAGCTTCATGTTGTCGATGCCGGCCAGCGCCAGCACCGTCAACTCGTCACGCTCCGAAAGGCGCGTCTTGACCTTCACCTGTCCGTCGATGTAGTTCGGCAGGAAGGGCAGCCCCAGCATCTTGAACAACAGTTGCAGGTAGGATTGCCGCAGCGAGAAGAGACAGGTGGTCTTCCGCCCGATGTGGCCGCTGCCGCTCACCCCCACCTCCGAGGCGCCCAGCGTCACCTTGAAGGTCTGCTTCTCAGGATTGCCGTCGCGCAGCTGGAAGTCGAGCACCGAACTCATCGCCCCGGCCCGGTCGGCAGGGAAAGCGCCCGTATAGAAGCTGATCTCGCGCACGAGGTCGGCATTGACGATGCTCACCGGGCCGCCCGTAGCGCCCTGCGTGGCGAAGTGGTTGATATTCGGGATCTCGATGCCGTCCATGTAGAACTTGTTCTCCGAGGGTCCTCCGCCGCGCACGATCAGGTCGTTGCGGTAGCCCACGGGCGAGAACGACACGCCCGGATAGGA is a genomic window containing:
- a CDS encoding TonB-dependent receptor, which translates into the protein MNALKIHILSILAILFALAASDVRAQSNSYPVSGRVIDRLSRQPVPYAAVVLAGQERTGVSTDSLGRFRLEHVRPGIWRLTVSSVGYKSCTTPEYRVSAATPFIEVELEEDATQVEAVTVRPSPFRVTTESPVSLKVIGMQEIEKSPGSNRDVSRIVRSYPGVSFSPVGYRNDLIVRGGGPSENKFYMDGIEIPNINHFATQGATGGPVSIVNADLVREISFYTGAFPADRAGAMSSVLDFQLRDGNPEKQTFKVTLGASEVGVSGSGHIGRKTTCLFSLRQSYLQLLFKMLGLPFLPNYIDGQVKVKTRLSERDELTVLALAGIDNMKLNVDEEGENAQYLLSYLPRIQQETFTVGASWRHYAGRHVQTVTLSHNYLNNRNLKYRNNDSSSEENLTLRLRSVEQKSTLRGENRTYLGCWSVREGVELTWSNYTDRSFQRLYVADRTRYSNYDTRLGILGWGAFVSAEYISLNKRLKASAGLRTDGCDYSGRMARFWEQLSPRGSISYALSDAWSVSGAAGLYYQLPPYTALGFKQEGALANRSLEYMHVATVSAGVDWRHRDRLIVSLEGFFKRYGEVPLSLADGIPLACKGADYGTVGNEALVSSAQGRAYGVEAMARWQIPGRLNVVGSVTLYRSEYRNNVSAPWIASAWDNRFVVNVSGTYDFPRNWSFGAKLSAVGGAPYTPYDLDKSSLVTAWDAQGRPYYNYDFYNAERLDAFAQLDVRLDKVFYFKHFMLGFYVDLQNVTVSKFRSPDVWMSTGEIKNPEAPVEQQRYKMKWIEQVSGTLLPTLGLTIEF